A single genomic interval of Armigeres subalbatus isolate Guangzhou_Male chromosome 1, GZ_Asu_2, whole genome shotgun sequence harbors:
- the LOC134208323 gene encoding kinesin-like protein KIF17 codes for MAENVKVVVRCRPMNKREQSSGCKNITQIDNSVVNLDNPNDASAPQKSFKFDSAYGYAATTENIYSEICYPLIESVLEGYNATIFAYGQTGCGKSHTMQGTTYNVSAADPNNANNIGIIPRSFEHVFEAIAVAADVRYLVLVSYLEIYNETIRDLLALNSGGGANLAIKEVPGEGVTVQGLSMHTVHGMKECIDLLEMGAKNRIVGATLMNIESSRSHSIFTISLEQMSTGTEQEAVIKRGKLNLVDLAGSERQSKTGATGDRLKEATKINLSLSALGNVISALVDGKTKHVPYRDSKLTRLLQDSLGGNTKTLMIACISPADFNYDETLSTLRYASRAKNIANKPKINEDPKDTMLREYQEEIQRLKQLLAMEGKLPTDNDVSARDVLETVVSSGIVQSSYEDEKRILKNQYDIDVSNLRKEYEQQKIAKQELVKDIEKIKSYYEGQMQELVSKRNAEKEEAVVVNSEVAIKPPVDKQEIYNRIREIKDALIGGERANDIQLKEKRYRNKLASEKRLNALAHVISRVEQSEDRDLLQGHYSDIQQELKVRYEQIRQQRRRVKSLERDIIDIQGEFQTDRADYLATIRLLEKKILFYEAVFQKALPVLRKDGRYWNLEGLEQDSEWSDELKKWKLPDDTLLRVRFPPADSILPQPCIESPAKSGRDSQTSFTAPGRLERSSTVILTKLPDCDSNSSAGEPRRKEFLSKSTNCSPFPKIEDVAVAYFRPRRAAELVYRSGWGGLKQ; via the exons ATGGCGGAAAACGTGAAGGTAGTGGTCCGATGTAGACCGATGAACAAACGGGAACAATCGTCAGGATGCAAA AATATTACTCAAATCGATAATTCAGTCGTAAACTTAGACAATCCAAACGATGCAAGCGCACCGCAAAAGTCGTTCAAATTCGACAGCGCCTACGGGTATGCTGCAACGACCGAGAACATTTATAGCGAGATCTGCTATCCGTTGATCGAG AGCGTTCTCGAGGGCTACAATGCGACGATCTTTGCATACGGTCAAACTGGTTGCGGAAAGTCGCACACAATGCAGGGGACAACGTACAATGTGTCTGCCGCAGACCCGAACAACGCCAACAACATTGGCATCATCCCTCGGTCGTTCGAACACGTGTTCGAAGCGATTGCTGTTGCAGCCGATGTGCGATATCTGGTCCTAGTGAGTTATCTTGAGATATACAATGAAACAATCAGGGACCTGTTGGCATTGAATTCGGGTGGTGGCGCAAACCTCGCTATTAAAGAAGTTCCTGGTGAAGGAGTTACCGTGCAAGGTCTATCGATGCATACGGTGCACGGGATGAAGGAATGCATTGATTTGTTGGAGATGGGGGCCAAAAATCGGATAGTTGGTGCGACGCTGATGAATATCGAAAGCTCTCGATCGcattcaatttttacaattagttTAGAGCAAATGTCCACCGGTACGGAGCAGGAAGCTGTGATAAAACGAGGAAAGTTGAATCTAGTAGATCTAGCTGGGTCGGAGCGGCAAAGCAAAACAGGAGCAACTGGTGACAGGCTGAAGGAGGCAACCAAGATTAATCTTTCCCTCTCGGCCCTGGGGAATGTTATCTCGGCGTTGGTAGAcggaaaaacaaaacatgtaCCATACAGGGATTCCAAATTGACACGGTTACTGCAGGACTCATTGGGCGGCAATACGAAGACGCTGATGATTGCCTGCATTTCTCCAGCAGATTTCAATTATGACGAAACGCTTTCGACTCTACGTTATGCAAGCCGAGCGAAGAACATAGCCAATAAACCGAAGATCAACGAAGATCCCAAAGACACGATGCTTCGGGAATATCAAGAGGAAATTCAGCGACTAAAGCAGTTGCTTGCAATGGAAGGAAAGCTGCCGACCGATAATGATGTTTCGGCACGTGATGTTCTGGAGACGGTTGTTTCATCCGGGATAGTTCAATCATCTTACGAAGATGAAAAACGAATTCTGAAGAACCAGTACGACATCGATGTGTCAAATTTGAGAAAAGAATATGAACAACAGAAAATTGCCAAACAGGAGCTGGTAAAGGATATAGAAAAGATCAAGTCGTATTACGAAGGTCAGATGCAAGAATTGGTTTCGAAAAGAAATgcggaaaaagaagaagcagtTGTAGTGAATTCAGAAGTAGCGATTAAGCCGCCGGTTGACAAACAAGAAATATACAACCGAATTAGGGAAATTAAGGATGCATTGATTGGGGGCGAACGTGCGAACGACATTCAGCTAAAGGAGAAGCGGTATCGAAACAAGTTGGCATCGGAAAAGCGCCTGAATGCGTTGGCGCATGTGATAAGTAGGGTGGAGCAAAGCGAGGACCGAGACTTGTTACAGGGACATTATTCGGATATACAACAAGAGTTAAAAGTGCGTTACGAGCAGATAAGACAACAGCGAAGAAGGGTAAAATCTCTAGAGCGAGATATCATTGACATTCAGGGAGAGTTTCAGACGGATCGAGCCGATTACTTGGCCACGATTCGATTGCTAGAGAAAAAGATACTGTTCTATGAGGCTGTGTTTCAGAAGGCGTTGCCAGTGTTGCGGAAAGATGGTCGGTATTGGAACTTAGAAGGTTTGGAGCAAGATTCCGAGTGGAGCGATGAGCTGAAAAAATGGAAGTTACCTGACGATACACTTCTTAGGGTGCGATTTCCACCTG CGGATTCCATCCTGCCACAACCATGTATCGAATCGCCGGCGAAAAGCGGTCGCGATAGTCAAACTTCCTTCACGGCACCGGGTCGGCTGGAACGAAGTTCTACGGTGATCCTCACTAAACTACCCGACTGTGACAGCAATTCATCCGCCGGTGAACCCCgccggaaggaatttcttagCAAGAGTACCAACTGCAGCCCTTTTCCCAAGATTGAAGATGTAGCGGTTGCGTATTTCCGCCCGAGGCGGGCAGCCGAGTTGGTCTACCGAAGTGGATGGGGAGGTTTGAAGCAATAG